From the Clostridium sp. Marseille-P299 genome, one window contains:
- the prs gene encoding ribose-phosphate diphosphokinase, with amino-acid sequence MCDKYNETVPIAIIPLYGTEELTQKISYYLESIYNSSDSRIIDTKLLRFATGDAKAILESTVRGMDVYIIMDVGNYSCKFNMYGREVIMSPDEHFQNLKRVISAIGGKANRISVISPMLYAARQDRRISRESLDCAVALKELESIGVKNIMAFDMHDDRVQNAVPFMGFDNLMPVYQVIKAMNKHYPDIFLNEENMLVVSPDLGGTNRNLLYANELGLDMGLFYKRRSRKMVHGKYPVKEHKYIGPDVSNKDILIADDIIASGETILDVAKRMKELGANRIFIAVTFGLFTEGVSQYNKAYDEGVIEAVFITNATYRSEEVLNAPWYKGVDISKYIAYYIYCVNSGKSISNILDPHIKIQALLSKKK; translated from the coding sequence ATGTGCGATAAGTATAATGAAACAGTCCCAATAGCTATTATTCCATTGTATGGAACAGAAGAACTTACACAAAAGATTAGTTACTATTTGGAAAGTATTTATAATTCTAGTGATAGTCGGATTATAGATACGAAGCTTTTACGCTTTGCAACTGGGGATGCAAAAGCAATTCTTGAAAGTACAGTTAGAGGCATGGATGTCTATATTATCATGGATGTAGGCAATTATAGTTGTAAATTCAATATGTATGGAAGAGAAGTTATTATGTCTCCAGATGAACATTTTCAAAACCTAAAAAGAGTAATCTCTGCCATTGGTGGTAAAGCAAATCGTATTTCTGTTATTTCCCCTATGTTATATGCAGCAAGGCAAGATCGAAGAATATCAAGGGAATCTTTGGATTGTGCAGTTGCTTTAAAAGAACTAGAATCTATTGGTGTTAAGAATATTATGGCATTTGACATGCACGATGATAGAGTTCAAAACGCCGTTCCATTTATGGGGTTTGATAATCTCATGCCTGTATATCAAGTGATTAAAGCAATGAATAAACATTATCCTGACATTTTCTTAAATGAAGAAAACATGTTAGTTGTTAGCCCAGACCTTGGAGGTACAAACCGTAATCTTTTGTATGCAAATGAATTGGGTTTAGATATGGGATTATTTTATAAGAGAAGATCTCGTAAAATGGTACATGGTAAATACCCAGTAAAGGAGCATAAATATATTGGACCAGATGTAAGTAATAAAGACATACTAATTGCAGATGACATTATTGCTTCGGGGGAAACAATTTTAGATGTAGCAAAAAGAATGAAAGAGCTTGGAGCTAATCGTATTTTTATTGCAGTAACCTTTGGATTATTTACTGAAGGGGTTAGTCAATATAATAAAGCCTATGATGAAGGGGTAATCGAAGCAGTCTTTATTACCAATGCAACATATCGTAGTGAGGAAGTGTTGAATGCACCTTGGTATAAAGGAGTAGACATCTCAAAATATATTGCTTATTACATATATTGTGTAAATTCAGGAAAATCAATTTCAAATATTTTAGATCCACATATAAAAATCCAAGCTTTATTATCGAAAAAGAAGTAA
- a CDS encoding heavy-metal-associated domain-containing protein, with protein sequence MNKTVFIEGMKCQGCVDSIKERFEAIAGVDAAEVDLANKKATITGSKDVSLDELRKSLEGTKFTISE encoded by the coding sequence ATGAATAAAACAGTTTTTATTGAAGGCATGAAATGCCAAGGATGTGTAGATTCCATTAAGGAAAGATTTGAAGCGATCGCAGGAGTTGATGCTGCAGAAGTTGATTTAGCAAATAAGAAAGCTACTATCACTGGTAGTAAAGACGTATCTCTTGATGAATTAAGAAAATCATTAGAGGGAACAAAGTTTACTATATCTGAATAA
- a CDS encoding heavy metal translocating P-type ATPase, with product MENKVFNIEGMSCASCAAAVEKATSKLSGVSKASVNLATEKLTVEFDKSQTSEKDIQKAVADAGFKAIINVQHKTFSIDGMSCASCSQAVEKAVNKLSGITTASVNLATEKMFVEYDPSVLNVADITKAVTDAGYTATEEIDSTSTVDKDREKKQQHIKEMWNRFWLSAVFAIPLLYVAMGHMIGLPLPSIIDPMMHSSNFALLQLALTIPIIYLGRSFFIVGYKSLFRGHPNMDSLVALGTSAAVVYSLYGTIMVVSGDHHFSMELYYESAGVILTLITLGKYFEAVSKGKTSEAIKKLMGLTPKNAIVIRNNEEVEIPVDAVLVDDIIVVRPGEKIPVDGVITEGSTSIDESMLTGESIPVEKKIGDNVIGASINKNGSFKFRATKIGKDTTLSQIIKLVEDAQGSKAPIAKMADKISGVFVPIVIVLAILSGLAWFFIGGESWIFALTITISVLVIACPCALGLATPTAIMVGTGKGAENGVLIKSGDALETTHKIKTIVFDKTGTITEGKPKVTDIITSQNISQDELLRLAASAEKGSEHPLGEAIVNGAVERNLDLSKTDSFEAIPGHGIEVSIEGSTLLLGNKKLMDDKKIDLGNLASVSDNLAEQGKTPMYIAKDGQIAGIIAVADTIKQSSAMAIKKLHKMGIEVAMITGDNKRTADAIAKQVGIDRVLSEVLPEDKASEVKKLQAEGKKVAMVGDGINDAPALAQADIGIAIGSGTDVAMESADIVLMRSDLMDVPTAVELSKSTIKNIKENLFWAFAYNTLGIPVAMGVLHLFGGPLLNPMIAGAAMSFSSVSVLLNALRLKRFKPSSIK from the coding sequence ATGGAAAATAAAGTATTTAATATCGAAGGTATGTCCTGCGCTTCTTGCGCTGCGGCTGTCGAAAAAGCTACTTCGAAATTATCTGGTGTCTCGAAGGCTTCTGTTAACTTAGCGACTGAAAAGTTAACGGTAGAATTTGATAAAAGCCAAACATCCGAAAAGGATATTCAAAAAGCTGTTGCAGACGCTGGCTTTAAGGCAATTATAAATGTACAACATAAAACTTTTTCTATCGATGGTATGTCTTGTGCTTCTTGTTCTCAGGCAGTTGAAAAAGCAGTCAATAAGTTATCTGGTATTACAACTGCAAGTGTAAACTTAGCAACGGAAAAGATGTTTGTAGAATATGATCCATCTGTACTAAATGTAGCTGATATTACAAAGGCAGTTACTGATGCTGGTTATACAGCAACTGAAGAAATTGATTCCACAAGCACAGTAGATAAGGATAGGGAAAAGAAACAACAGCATATCAAAGAAATGTGGAACCGTTTCTGGCTATCTGCAGTCTTTGCAATTCCATTACTCTATGTTGCAATGGGACATATGATTGGTTTACCACTACCTAGCATTATCGATCCTATGATGCATTCTAGTAATTTTGCATTATTACAATTGGCATTAACAATTCCTATTATATATTTAGGTAGAAGTTTCTTTATCGTTGGATATAAATCACTATTTAGAGGACATCCAAATATGGATTCCTTAGTTGCATTAGGAACAAGTGCAGCCGTAGTTTATAGTTTGTATGGTACAATTATGGTAGTAAGTGGTGACCATCATTTTTCAATGGAACTTTACTATGAATCTGCTGGTGTTATCTTAACTCTTATTACTTTAGGTAAATATTTTGAAGCAGTTTCCAAAGGTAAAACCTCTGAAGCCATTAAAAAATTAATGGGCCTTACTCCAAAAAACGCTATTGTTATTCGTAATAATGAAGAAGTTGAAATACCAGTGGATGCGGTTTTAGTAGATGATATTATTGTTGTTCGACCTGGTGAGAAAATTCCAGTAGATGGTGTTATAACAGAAGGAAGTACCTCCATTGATGAATCTATGTTAACTGGTGAAAGTATTCCAGTGGAGAAAAAGATAGGCGATAATGTAATTGGCGCAAGTATTAATAAAAATGGTAGTTTTAAATTTAGAGCAACTAAAATAGGTAAAGATACTACTTTATCTCAGATTATTAAATTAGTTGAAGATGCTCAAGGTTCCAAAGCTCCAATCGCTAAAATGGCAGATAAAATTTCAGGAGTATTTGTACCAATCGTAATTGTTTTAGCAATCCTTTCTGGTCTTGCATGGTTCTTCATTGGTGGAGAATCTTGGATTTTCGCACTTACCATTACTATTTCAGTATTAGTAATTGCTTGCCCTTGTGCTCTTGGTTTAGCTACTCCTACTGCTATCATGGTTGGTACAGGAAAAGGTGCTGAAAACGGTGTTTTAATTAAGAGTGGTGACGCATTAGAAACTACTCATAAAATTAAAACAATTGTATTTGATAAAACAGGTACAATCACAGAAGGTAAACCAAAGGTAACCGATATTATTACTTCACAAAATATTTCACAGGATGAATTACTAAGATTGGCTGCTTCTGCAGAAAAAGGCTCTGAACATCCTCTTGGAGAAGCAATTGTAAATGGTGCAGTTGAAAGAAATCTAGACCTTTCTAAAACAGATTCATTTGAAGCAATTCCTGGTCATGGAATTGAAGTTTCCATTGAAGGAAGTACTCTTTTACTTGGAAATAAAAAATTAATGGATGATAAAAAAATAGATTTAGGAAATCTTGCATCCGTTTCAGATAACCTTGCTGAACAAGGTAAAACTCCAATGTACATTGCAAAAGATGGTCAAATCGCAGGTATTATAGCCGTTGCAGATACAATCAAACAAAGTAGTGCGATGGCAATTAAAAAACTTCACAAGATGGGTATTGAAGTTGCAATGATTACAGGTGATAATAAACGTACTGCGGATGCAATTGCAAAACAAGTTGGAATTGATAGAGTCCTTAGTGAAGTTTTACCAGAAGACAAAGCTTCTGAAGTTAAAAAACTGCAAGCAGAAGGCAAAAAAGTTGCCATGGTTGGTGATGGTATCAACGATGCTCCTGCTCTTGCACAAGCAGACATTGGTATCGCCATTGGTTCTGGAACAGATGTTGCCATGGAATCTGCGGATATCGTATTAATGAGAAGTGATTTAATGGATGTTCCAACTGCTGTTGAATTAAGTAAGTCAACCATTAAAAATATTAAAGAAAACTTATTCTGGGCATTTGCTTATAATACCTTAGGTATCCCAGTAGCAATGGGTGTATTACATTTATTTGGTGGCCCATTATTAAACCCAATGATCGCCGGTGCAGCAATGAGTTTTAGTTCTGTATCCGTATTATTAAATGCATTACGTTTAAAGAGATTTAAACCTTCTTCTATTAAATAA
- a CDS encoding CopY/TcrY family copper transport repressor, with product MEDQGKKRNITPTEWEVMRVVWAQGETTSKDVFTVLNEKNDWKSTTVKTLLGRLVDKGMLSTKKVGNKFLYTPLVEQRKSVQYIADDLLSRICSTKVGSLIETIITESELSFDDIDRLEAMLKEKRKTAVDEVKCNCTPGQCQCHMVDEVH from the coding sequence ATGGAGGATCAAGGCAAAAAAAGAAACATTACCCCAACGGAATGGGAAGTTATGAGAGTCGTTTGGGCGCAAGGGGAAACAACAAGTAAAGATGTCTTTACTGTATTAAATGAAAAAAATGACTGGAAATCAACTACAGTAAAAACTTTATTGGGGCGCTTGGTTGATAAAGGAATGCTTTCCACAAAAAAAGTTGGAAATAAATTTCTTTATACTCCTTTGGTGGAACAAAGAAAAAGTGTTCAATACATTGCCGATGACTTATTATCAAGAATTTGTTCTACTAAAGTAGGAAGTTTAATTGAAACCATAATTACAGAGAGTGAATTAAGCTTTGATGATATCGATCGATTAGAGGCAATGCTAAAAGAAAAAAGAAAGACAGCAGTTGACGAAGTTAAGTGCAATTGCACCCCTGGACAATGTCAATGCCATATGGTTGACGAGGTGCACTAG
- a CDS encoding EFR1 family ferrodoxin (N-terminal region resembles flavodoxins. C-terminal ferrodoxin region binds two 4Fe-4S clusters.), with amino-acid sequence MILYFSGTGNSRYAAQLIGSVIGDEIVSMNALIKKSKQEKLHSDKPFVIVCPTYAWRVPRIVETFMNETQFSGSNKVYFVLTCGADIGNSIEHVKKICNDRKMKFQGIAGVVMPDNYIVMYEVQDDETAKKLMEKADETLYEISEYIKKGQLLPNGKGVFLDKVKSGFVNPMFYSFFVKSKGFYSTNDCIGCGKCEAVCPINNIKIVDKRPKWGNDCTHCMACICRCPKVAIEYKNKTKNRHRYYNAGYQKNDQGCK; translated from the coding sequence ATGATTTTATATTTTAGTGGAACGGGGAATAGCCGCTATGCAGCGCAACTAATTGGAAGTGTAATTGGGGATGAAATTGTTTCTATGAACGCGTTAATAAAAAAATCAAAGCAAGAGAAGCTACATTCGGATAAACCATTTGTCATTGTCTGTCCAACATATGCATGGAGAGTACCTAGAATCGTTGAAACATTTATGAATGAAACCCAGTTTAGTGGGAGTAATAAAGTATATTTTGTATTAACTTGTGGTGCTGATATAGGAAATTCCATTGAGCATGTAAAGAAGATTTGTAATGATAGAAAAATGAAGTTTCAAGGAATTGCAGGTGTGGTTATGCCTGATAATTATATTGTCATGTATGAGGTACAGGATGATGAAACAGCAAAGAAGCTAATGGAAAAAGCAGATGAGACTTTGTATGAGATTTCAGAATACATTAAAAAGGGGCAATTGTTGCCAAATGGAAAAGGCGTTTTTCTTGATAAAGTAAAAAGTGGATTTGTGAATCCGATGTTTTACTCCTTCTTTGTTAAATCAAAGGGATTTTATTCAACAAATGACTGTATTGGTTGTGGAAAATGCGAAGCTGTATGCCCTATTAACAATATTAAGATTGTTGATAAAAGACCGAAGTGGGGGAATGATTGTACACATTGTATGGCTTGCATATGTAGATGCCCAAAAGTTGCAATTGAATATAAGAATAAGACGAAAAATAGGCATAGATATTACAATGCAGGGTATCAAAAAAATGATCAGGGCTGTAAATAA
- a CDS encoding Gfo/Idh/MocA family protein: MIKIGMVGVGDISGIYLKNFKKKFHNMKLIAVCDLIREKAEKAKEIYDIPKIYDTMHEMFADKEIDIILNLTRPYEHFEVSKAALLAGKHVYSEKPLAASYEEGLKLVELAKEKKLMLGGAPDTFLGSGIQTCKKLIEDDFIGQPIGAAAFMICRGHESWHPDPEFYYKYGGGPMMDMGPYYITALINLLGGIKSVTGIARTPFKQRTITSTPKKGQIIDVDVSTYVSGLMEFESGAIGTLFTTFDVYYPGQARFEIYGSKGTLFVPDPNTFSGPIKLLRPEDGEIKEMPLLFDYSDNSRGLGLMDMVTAIETATPFRASYNQTLHVLEVMNAFQKSSEAKSAIQIKNKFTLFPPR, encoded by the coding sequence ATGATAAAGATTGGTATGGTTGGCGTTGGTGATATTAGTGGCATTTATCTTAAGAATTTTAAGAAAAAATTTCATAATATGAAACTGATCGCTGTTTGTGACCTTATACGTGAGAAGGCAGAAAAGGCAAAAGAAATCTATGACATTCCAAAAATCTATGACACAATGCATGAGATGTTTGCTGATAAGGAAATAGATATTATCCTTAATTTAACTAGACCCTATGAACATTTTGAAGTAAGTAAAGCAGCACTTTTAGCTGGTAAGCATGTATACTCTGAAAAACCTCTCGCTGCTTCTTATGAAGAAGGTTTAAAACTTGTGGAATTAGCAAAAGAAAAAAAGTTAATGCTTGGTGGCGCTCCAGATACCTTTTTAGGCTCAGGAATACAAACCTGTAAAAAATTAATTGAAGATGATTTCATTGGTCAGCCAATTGGTGCAGCTGCATTTATGATTTGTCGCGGGCATGAAAGCTGGCATCCAGATCCAGAATTTTATTATAAATATGGTGGTGGACCTATGATGGATATGGGGCCATATTATATTACTGCTCTCATAAATTTACTAGGTGGGATAAAAAGCGTAACTGGGATTGCAAGAACTCCTTTCAAACAAAGAACAATCACCAGTACCCCAAAGAAAGGACAAATAATTGATGTTGACGTTTCCACCTATGTTTCAGGTCTAATGGAATTTGAAAGTGGAGCAATTGGAACATTATTTACAACCTTTGATGTTTATTATCCTGGACAGGCGAGATTTGAAATCTATGGCTCCAAAGGTACATTATTCGTACCTGATCCAAATACCTTTAGTGGACCAATTAAGTTACTACGTCCAGAAGATGGTGAAATTAAGGAAATGCCTTTATTGTTTGACTACTCAGATAATAGTAGAGGATTAGGATTGATGGATATGGTTACAGCAATAGAAACTGCTACCCCATTTCGTGCTTCATATAACCAAACACTGCATGTTCTTGAAGTAATGAACGCTTTTCAAAAAAGTAGCGAGGCGAAAAGTGCAATACAGATTAAAAATAAATTTACATTATTTCCACCAAGATAA
- a CDS encoding ThuA domain-containing protein, with protein sequence MSKKALIFQGGWDGHEPKLTSKRFANMLIKNGYEVTISDTLDCLSDVNELKKLELIVACWTMDQINHEYVKNVSEAVGTGVGLAGCHGGMCDSFRQDTEWQFITGGQWVSHPGGDGIKYTVNICHNSSVITEGLSDFEVCSEHYYLHIDPAIEVLATTRFPSINYYHISNKPIDMPVAWTKYWGNGRVFYTSLGHHDDVFDHSPNAAIIMERGMLWAGEGKQFAIEHNLTTDCFINDAKMY encoded by the coding sequence ATGAGTAAAAAAGCTCTTATTTTTCAAGGCGGTTGGGATGGTCATGAGCCTAAATTAACCTCAAAGCGATTTGCAAACATGCTAATAAAAAATGGTTATGAAGTTACTATTTCAGATACTTTAGATTGTCTTTCAGATGTCAATGAACTAAAAAAGCTAGAGTTAATTGTTGCTTGTTGGACAATGGACCAAATTAATCATGAATATGTAAAAAATGTTTCAGAAGCAGTTGGAACTGGTGTTGGTCTTGCTGGTTGCCATGGTGGAATGTGTGATTCCTTCCGTCAAGATACAGAATGGCAGTTTATAACTGGTGGACAATGGGTCAGCCATCCAGGAGGCGATGGAATTAAATATACAGTAAACATTTGTCATAACTCAAGCGTAATTACAGAAGGGCTTTCAGATTTTGAAGTTTGCAGCGAGCACTATTATTTACATATCGATCCTGCGATTGAAGTTCTTGCTACCACCCGTTTCCCATCTATAAATTACTATCATATCTCAAATAAACCAATCGATATGCCTGTTGCCTGGACAAAATACTGGGGAAATGGTCGAGTATTTTATACCTCTCTTGGTCATCATGATGATGTATTTGATCATTCGCCAAACGCAGCAATAATCATGGAACGTGGAATGCTATGGGCTGGGGAAGGAAAGCAATTTGCGATAGAGCACAACTTAACAACCGATTGTTTTATAAACGATGCAAAGATGTATTAG
- a CDS encoding Gfo/Idh/MocA family protein, producing MKHYMAIIGYGGMGAWHVKNVLSRIPEIHVKGVFDIREEALEKAKENGLHIYSNVNELLNDDELDIVTIATPNNFHKDYVIRCLKAQKHVVCEKPVTMNVAELEEILEVANAEDRVFSVHQNRRWDKDYVIVKQLLSENQLGKPYFIESRVQGSRRAMHGWRGHKINGGGMVLDWGVHLIDQILNLIDSKVVSITAHLFNLYSDEVDDNIKILLRFENGVSALCEMSTNCLINLPRWHVTCTDGTFVIDDWSCNGKVVKLNTDTNMEWSDDIVYTKAGPTRTMAPRPVHTTDVLELPEVTTDWSDYYKNFVNVIEGKEELIVKPEQSLRVMKVIEQVYLSEEEKRGVSCFI from the coding sequence ATGAAACATTATATGGCTATTATTGGATATGGTGGCATGGGAGCATGGCATGTTAAGAATGTCTTATCTAGAATACCAGAAATTCATGTAAAAGGAGTCTTTGATATTCGAGAGGAAGCCTTAGAAAAAGCGAAAGAAAACGGATTACATATTTATTCAAATGTAAATGAATTGTTGAATGATGATGAGTTAGACATTGTTACAATCGCAACCCCAAACAATTTTCACAAAGATTATGTGATTCGTTGTTTAAAAGCCCAAAAACATGTGGTATGCGAAAAGCCAGTCACAATGAATGTAGCAGAATTAGAGGAAATTTTAGAAGTGGCAAATGCTGAAGATAGAGTTTTCTCCGTTCATCAAAACCGTAGATGGGATAAAGATTATGTTATAGTGAAGCAACTATTGTCTGAAAATCAACTTGGAAAACCTTATTTTATAGAAAGTCGAGTTCAAGGTTCTAGACGGGCTATGCATGGTTGGCGAGGTCACAAAATCAATGGCGGTGGCATGGTTCTAGACTGGGGTGTTCATTTAATTGATCAAATTTTAAATTTAATTGATTCAAAGGTAGTTTCCATTACAGCTCATTTATTTAATTTATATTCCGACGAAGTTGATGATAATATTAAAATTCTACTTCGTTTTGAAAATGGAGTTTCTGCCTTGTGCGAAATGTCCACCAATTGTCTGATTAATTTACCAAGATGGCATGTTACCTGTACCGATGGTACTTTCGTTATAGATGATTGGAGTTGCAATGGTAAGGTTGTAAAATTAAATACAGATACCAATATGGAGTGGTCCGATGATATTGTTTATACGAAAGCCGGCCCAACCAGAACCATGGCTCCACGTCCAGTGCATACAACCGATGTATTAGAGCTACCAGAAGTAACAACTGACTGGTCGGATTATTATAAAAATTTTGTAAATGTAATTGAGGGAAAGGAAGAACTCATTGTTAAGCCAGAACAATCACTTCGAGTAATGAAAGTAATTGAACAAGTATATTTATCTGAAGAAGAAAAACGTGGTGTTTCATGCTTTATATAA
- a CDS encoding helix-turn-helix domain-containing protein encodes MLNYENRSELFSAFNIENLTFPSHLHTYIEIIYGIGNGLFVGIDGREYQLRKGDFAIVFPNRIHSYETFDASKAILILCPLEMAGDYHSVLIKSHPEVPLLHSEIVHKDVPYLINSIMALNVSAENVSLMKAYIQLILALVLPYLKLVKNTDIQPPGRMERLIMYLSEHFTEMISLDLLAEYLGISKYSVSRIFNEKLKVSLSDYVNMLRIDFAKSLLRGTQDSILSISMTCGYETPRTFNREFKKICGCSPRDYRNVNKI; translated from the coding sequence ATGCTTAATTATGAAAATCGTTCGGAGTTATTTAGCGCTTTTAACATTGAGAATTTAACATTTCCATCACACTTGCACACCTACATTGAAATTATTTATGGTATTGGAAATGGACTTTTCGTTGGCATTGATGGGAGAGAATATCAGTTAAGGAAGGGTGATTTTGCTATTGTGTTTCCAAATAGAATTCATAGCTATGAAACCTTTGATGCTTCTAAAGCAATTCTTATATTGTGTCCGTTAGAAATGGCGGGGGATTATCATTCTGTTTTAATAAAAAGTCATCCAGAGGTACCATTGCTACATTCAGAGATAGTACATAAGGATGTACCGTATTTAATTAATTCCATTATGGCGTTAAATGTTTCAGCAGAGAATGTATCACTTATGAAAGCATATATTCAATTAATTTTAGCATTGGTGTTGCCATATTTAAAATTAGTTAAGAATACAGATATCCAGCCACCTGGGAGAATGGAACGATTAATTATGTATTTATCTGAACATTTTACAGAAATGATATCTCTTGATTTATTAGCAGAATATTTGGGAATCAGTAAGTATAGTGTATCAAGAATTTTTAATGAAAAGCTTAAAGTTAGTTTAAGCGACTATGTGAATATGCTAAGGATTGATTTTGCTAAAAGTTTGCTACGAGGAACACAGGATAGCATACTTAGTATTAGTATGACTTGTGGTTATGAAACTCCAAGAACTTTTAATCGAGAATTTAAAAAAATATGCGGCTGTAGTCCAAGAGATTATCGGAATGTTAATAAAATATAG
- a CDS encoding beta-xylosidase family glycoside hydrolase produces MEEKSFDDSVKRHSIVEHFETDELPPYFLYLRNPIKENYSLKDNPSHLRLYSSPIRLVDKNSPTAVFIRQTNFCYSLEAKLLLSPFADSVETGIVLMQSNEFHYRFFITPLKENEKNHLSLQLIECKNGIETIIAKENIITFNNPNSGERTNKDYIYLKVLSQRQQLSFSYSFNETEYHYLTQNIDASILSTERAGGFVGTCLGVYIGDVHKEDGKTEFRSFDSQKENNYADFDWISYESYL; encoded by the coding sequence GTGGAGGAAAAATCCTTCGATGATTCCGTAAAACGCCATTCTATTGTTGAACATTTTGAAACAGATGAATTACCACCTTATTTTTTATACCTTCGTAACCCAATAAAAGAAAACTATAGTTTAAAAGACAATCCTAGTCATTTAAGGCTATATTCTTCACCAATAAGACTCGTAGATAAAAATAGTCCAACCGCCGTTTTCATTCGTCAAACGAACTTTTGTTATTCCTTAGAAGCCAAGCTATTACTCTCTCCATTTGCAGATTCTGTAGAAACGGGCATTGTTTTAATGCAAAGTAATGAATTTCACTATCGCTTTTTTATAACTCCTTTAAAAGAGAATGAGAAAAATCATCTTAGTCTTCAACTCATAGAGTGTAAAAATGGTATCGAAACGATAATTGCGAAAGAAAATATTATAACTTTTAATAATCCAAACTCAGGCGAGAGAACTAATAAAGATTATATCTATTTAAAGGTTTTATCCCAAAGACAACAATTAAGCTTTTCATACTCTTTTAACGAAACGGAATATCATTACTTAACGCAGAATATTGATGCAAGTATATTAAGTACAGAACGTGCTGGAGGATTTGTAGGTACTTGTCTCGGTGTATATATTGGGGATGTTCACAAGGAAGATGGTAAAACAGAGTTTAGAAGTTTTGACTCACAAAAAGAAAATAATTATGCAGATTTCGATTGGATTTCTTATGAAAGTTATTTATAA